Proteins encoded within one genomic window of Mycolicibacterium monacense:
- a CDS encoding Rv1157c family protein, which translates to MSPTRTLLTTAAGVGASVALLFSSAMATAEPAPGLPIDTLQAPGLPAMESLGPVIQQAAADPNNAASMLMAAAAVFAGDAAAPASSRDVASAVNQFVADPAAHVPAPGAVPGTQAHLPAGVNPAHAVGPLPAGATPPAPGPEVAAAPVVDPVAVPAAAPAPVPGAPVATPVAAPVAAPVAEAAGALPGPAPAPAPAPTPGPPGFGPDAPPTQDFMYPSISNGCLKDGGNVLATAISVAGPAKIPAPGPGPGQTAYVFTAVGTPGPAAEQKLPLNVTWVNLTTGKSGSATLKPRSDINPEGPTTLTAIVDTGSGSIMSTIFGQVTTTEKQCQFMPTIGSTVVP; encoded by the coding sequence ATGTCACCGACTCGAACTCTGTTGACGACCGCGGCCGGGGTCGGCGCGTCCGTCGCACTGCTGTTCAGCAGTGCGATGGCCACCGCCGAACCCGCACCCGGGCTTCCGATCGACACGCTTCAGGCGCCCGGTCTGCCCGCGATGGAAAGCCTCGGTCCGGTCATCCAGCAGGCGGCGGCGGATCCGAACAACGCCGCCTCGATGCTGATGGCCGCAGCCGCCGTGTTCGCCGGAGATGCGGCGGCGCCCGCGTCGTCGCGCGATGTGGCCTCGGCGGTCAACCAGTTCGTGGCCGACCCGGCGGCGCATGTGCCCGCACCGGGTGCGGTGCCGGGGACACAGGCGCACCTACCGGCCGGGGTCAACCCGGCGCACGCGGTCGGACCGCTGCCCGCGGGCGCCACGCCGCCCGCACCGGGTCCCGAGGTGGCCGCCGCTCCGGTGGTCGATCCGGTCGCCGTCCCCGCGGCCGCACCGGCACCCGTCCCCGGGGCTCCGGTCGCCACGCCGGTGGCCGCTCCGGTTGCCGCTCCTGTTGCGGAGGCCGCCGGAGCGCTGCCCGGACCCGCGCCCGCGCCTGCGCCGGCCCCCACCCCGGGTCCGCCGGGATTCGGTCCGGACGCCCCGCCCACGCAGGACTTCATGTATCCGTCGATCAGCAACGGATGCCTGAAGGACGGCGGAAACGTCCTGGCGACCGCGATCTCGGTGGCCGGCCCGGCCAAGATCCCCGCACCAGGACCGGGACCCGGTCAGACGGCGTACGTGTTCACCGCGGTCGGCACGCCGGGACCTGCGGCCGAGCAGAAGCTCCCGCTGAACGTGACGTGGGTGAACCTGACCACCGGTAAGTCCGGCAGCGCGACGCTCAAACCGCGGTCGGACATCAACCCGGAGGGGCCGACGACGCTGACCGCCATCGTGGACACCGGATCGGGCAGCATCATGTCGACGATCTTCGGCCAGGTCACCACCACCGAGAAGCAGTGCCAGTTCATGCCGACCATCGGATCAACGGTCGTGCCCTGA
- a CDS encoding sodium/solute symporter, which produces MTGSALTAAALLAAAVATIAIGAYGVRFSRTTSDFLVASRTVGPQWNAAAISGEYLSAASFLGVAGLIAKYGADALWYPVGFTAGYLGLLLFVAAPLRRSGAYTVPDFAEFRLGSRRLRKVAMLVVIVICVVYLVPQYQGAGLALKTLLGMPVWIGPVVVGGIVITNVVAGGMRSITFVQAFQYWLKLTAIAIPAIALLGLFFTDRGELGGPLPPSVTQDTTVAIETDVVVQVTEPAGITVTGTLDGRPVIAAPIGAPGEHELGADSTMTLADGAATPVLAGTPAAGGEWLASGGGLGGAHPLYQVVSIIVATFLGTMGLPHVLVRFYTNPDGRVARRTALAVIALLGLFYLFPTLIGVFSRLYVPQLLITGAADAAVLLAPAAAIGGVFGQLLAALVAAGASAAFLATSSGLLVSIAGALATDVLRGRVRDFRIAALVGGLIPIPLSLITSGLELSRSVGLAFAVAASTLCPLLVLGIWWRGLTAVGASCGLVVGGAASGTAVALAIAGAVDEAALGGWAAVAVGYPAAITVPLAFVTMIAVSRLTRRSVPPDVAQIFARMHVPERLGMGIERVPGD; this is translated from the coding sequence ATGACCGGTTCGGCGTTGACGGCGGCCGCGCTGCTCGCCGCGGCGGTGGCCACCATCGCGATCGGCGCCTACGGTGTCCGGTTCTCCCGCACCACCTCCGACTTCCTGGTCGCCTCCCGCACGGTCGGGCCGCAATGGAACGCGGCCGCCATCTCCGGCGAATACCTCTCCGCTGCATCGTTTCTCGGCGTCGCCGGGCTGATCGCGAAATACGGCGCCGACGCGCTGTGGTATCCGGTCGGTTTCACCGCGGGCTATCTGGGCCTGCTGCTGTTCGTGGCGGCGCCGCTGCGTCGTTCCGGGGCCTACACGGTGCCCGACTTCGCCGAGTTCCGGCTCGGGTCACGGCGGCTGCGCAAGGTCGCGATGCTCGTCGTCATCGTGATCTGCGTGGTGTATCTCGTCCCGCAGTACCAGGGCGCCGGCCTCGCACTCAAGACCCTGCTGGGCATGCCGGTGTGGATCGGGCCGGTGGTCGTCGGCGGCATCGTCATCACCAACGTGGTCGCCGGTGGCATGCGCTCGATCACCTTCGTGCAGGCCTTCCAGTACTGGCTGAAACTGACGGCGATCGCCATTCCCGCGATCGCGCTGCTCGGACTGTTCTTCACCGACCGGGGCGAACTGGGTGGGCCGCTCCCGCCGTCCGTCACCCAGGACACGACCGTCGCCATCGAGACCGACGTCGTCGTGCAGGTCACCGAACCGGCCGGCATCACGGTGACGGGCACGCTCGACGGCCGGCCGGTCATCGCCGCACCCATCGGCGCGCCCGGGGAACATGAGTTGGGCGCGGATTCCACGATGACGCTGGCCGACGGCGCGGCCACGCCCGTGCTGGCGGGCACCCCGGCGGCCGGCGGTGAATGGCTCGCCTCCGGCGGCGGCCTGGGTGGCGCGCATCCGCTCTACCAGGTCGTCTCGATCATCGTGGCGACGTTCCTCGGCACGATGGGGCTGCCGCATGTACTGGTGCGCTTCTACACCAACCCCGACGGCAGGGTCGCCCGGCGCACCGCGCTCGCGGTCATCGCGCTGCTGGGGTTGTTCTACCTGTTCCCCACGCTGATCGGCGTGTTCTCCCGGCTCTACGTACCGCAGCTTCTCATCACCGGCGCCGCCGACGCAGCGGTCCTGCTCGCCCCCGCCGCCGCGATCGGCGGGGTGTTCGGGCAGCTGCTCGCCGCACTCGTCGCCGCCGGGGCGAGCGCGGCGTTTCTCGCGACGTCGTCGGGTCTGCTGGTGAGCATCGCCGGTGCGTTGGCGACCGACGTGCTGCGTGGCCGGGTGCGGGACTTCCGGATCGCCGCGCTCGTCGGCGGGCTGATCCCGATCCCGTTGTCGCTCATCACCTCCGGACTGGAGTTGTCGCGCAGCGTCGGGCTGGCGTTCGCGGTGGCCGCATCCACGCTGTGCCCGCTGCTGGTGCTGGGCATCTGGTGGCGGGGGCTGACCGCGGTCGGTGCGTCCTGCGGCCTGGTGGTCGGCGGGGCGGCCTCGGGGACGGCGGTGGCCCTCGCGATCGCGGGTGCGGTCGACGAAGCGGCGCTCGGCGGGTGGGCCGCGGTGGCCGTCGGCTATCCCGCCGCGATCACCGTCCCGCTGGCCTTCGTCACGATGATCGCCGTCAGCCGGCTCACCCGGCGCAGCGTCCCGCCCGATGTCGCCCAGATCTTCGCGCGGATGCACGTGCCCGAACGGCTGGGCATGGGCATCGAACGCGTACCCGGCGACTGA
- a CDS encoding DUF1059 domain-containing protein yields MKTHLNCPCGEAITGKDEEDLVEKAQKHLSEAHPGREYDRDAILFMAY; encoded by the coding sequence ATGAAGACACACTTGAACTGTCCGTGCGGTGAGGCGATCACCGGTAAGGACGAAGAGGATCTGGTCGAGAAGGCGCAGAAGCACCTGTCGGAGGCGCATCCCGGCCGCGAATACGACCGCGACGCCATCCTGTTCATGGCCTACTAG
- a CDS encoding solute symporter family protein has translation MSIFALFVLVTLFIVIKASKKNATATEFFTAGRAFTGPQNGIAISGDYLSAASFLGIAGAIAVYGYDGFLYSIGFLVAWLVALLLVAELLRNTGKFTMADVLSFRLKQRPVRLAAATNTLAVSLFYLLAQMAGAGVLVALLLNIESDLGQSIVIAVVGVLMIVYVLVGGMKGTTWVQIIKAVLLIGGAGIMTIMVLAKFNFNFSEILGSAQAMVSSSEDAKVASRDVLAPGAQYGASLTTQINFISLALALVLGTAGLPHVLMRFYTVPTAKEARRSVVWAIALIGAFYLFTLALGYGAAALVGPDRILAAPGGVNSAAPQLAFELGGVVLLGVISAVAFATILAVVAGLTITASASFAHDIYASVMKSHQVTESEQVKISRITAVVLGTLAIGLGILAREQNVAFLVALAFAVAAAANLPTILYSLYWRRFNTRGALWSMYGGLISTIVLIVFSPAVSGTATSMIKGADFAWFPLANPGIVSIPLAFILGIVGTLTSPDDEDPTIAAEMEVRSLTGVGAEKAVSH, from the coding sequence ATGTCGATCTTCGCCCTGTTCGTCCTGGTGACGCTCTTCATCGTCATCAAGGCGAGTAAGAAGAACGCCACCGCCACCGAGTTCTTCACCGCGGGCCGCGCCTTCACCGGTCCGCAGAACGGCATCGCGATCAGCGGTGACTACCTGTCGGCCGCGAGCTTCCTCGGCATCGCCGGCGCCATCGCCGTCTACGGCTACGACGGGTTCCTGTACTCGATCGGATTCCTGGTCGCCTGGCTGGTGGCGCTGCTGCTGGTCGCCGAACTGCTGCGCAACACGGGAAAATTCACCATGGCCGACGTGCTGAGCTTCCGGCTCAAACAACGTCCGGTGCGGTTGGCCGCGGCCACCAACACCCTGGCGGTGTCGTTGTTCTACCTGCTCGCCCAGATGGCCGGCGCCGGCGTGCTGGTCGCACTGCTGCTCAACATCGAAAGCGACCTCGGACAGTCGATCGTGATCGCCGTCGTGGGCGTGCTGATGATCGTCTACGTCCTGGTCGGCGGGATGAAGGGCACCACCTGGGTGCAGATCATCAAGGCGGTCCTGCTGATCGGCGGCGCGGGGATCATGACGATCATGGTGCTGGCGAAGTTCAACTTCAACTTCTCCGAGATCCTCGGCAGCGCACAGGCGATGGTGAGCAGCAGCGAGGACGCCAAGGTCGCCTCGCGCGACGTGCTTGCCCCCGGCGCGCAGTACGGCGCGTCGCTGACCACGCAGATCAACTTCATCTCGCTGGCGCTGGCCCTGGTGCTCGGCACCGCCGGCCTGCCGCACGTGCTGATGCGCTTCTACACGGTGCCCACCGCCAAGGAGGCCCGCCGGTCGGTGGTCTGGGCGATCGCGCTCATCGGCGCGTTCTACCTGTTCACCCTGGCCCTGGGTTACGGCGCCGCGGCCCTGGTCGGACCCGACCGCATCCTGGCCGCCCCCGGTGGGGTGAATTCCGCTGCGCCGCAACTGGCGTTCGAACTCGGCGGCGTAGTGCTGCTGGGCGTCATCTCCGCGGTGGCGTTCGCGACGATCCTCGCGGTCGTCGCCGGTCTGACCATCACCGCGTCGGCGTCCTTCGCGCACGACATCTACGCCAGCGTGATGAAGAGCCATCAGGTCACCGAGAGCGAGCAGGTCAAGATCTCGCGGATCACCGCGGTGGTGCTGGGCACGCTGGCGATCGGGTTGGGCATCCTGGCCCGCGAGCAGAACGTCGCGTTCCTGGTGGCGCTCGCGTTCGCGGTGGCCGCCGCGGCGAATCTGCCGACCATCCTCTACTCGCTGTACTGGCGGCGTTTCAACACCCGCGGTGCGCTGTGGAGCATGTACGGCGGGCTGATCTCGACGATCGTGCTGATCGTGTTCTCACCCGCGGTCTCGGGCACGGCGACCTCGATGATCAAGGGCGCCGACTTCGCCTGGTTCCCGCTGGCCAACCCGGGCATCGTGTCGATCCCGCTGGCGTTCATCCTCGGCATCGTCGGCACTCTGACCTCACCGGACGACGAGGATCCGACGATCGCCGCCGAGATGGAGGTGCGCTCGCTGACCGGGGTGGGTGCGGAGAAGGCCGTCTCGCACTGA
- a CDS encoding DUF485 domain-containing protein, with translation MSETDLPPREAAMPSGDEYLAMQASPEFQELRKRLRGFVFPMSAAFLIWYTTYVLLSTFATDFMAIRVFGNVNVGLLIGIGQFITTFLITGIYVRFANKVIDPRAAAIRAELEGHAP, from the coding sequence GTGTCCGAGACGGATCTTCCACCGCGGGAGGCAGCGATGCCCAGCGGTGACGAGTATCTGGCCATGCAGGCCAGCCCCGAATTCCAGGAGTTGCGGAAGAGGTTGCGCGGCTTCGTGTTCCCGATGAGCGCGGCGTTCCTCATCTGGTACACCACCTACGTGCTGCTGAGTACGTTCGCCACCGACTTCATGGCGATCCGGGTGTTCGGCAACGTCAACGTCGGGTTGCTCATCGGCATCGGTCAGTTCATCACCACATTCCTCATCACGGGGATCTACGTCCGCTTCGCCAACAAGGTGATCGACCCGCGCGCGGCGGCCATCCGCGCCGAACTGGAAGGCCACGCACCGTGA
- a CDS encoding 4a-hydroxytetrahydrobiopterin dehydratase: protein MAVLTDDQVDAALPELGGWERADGVLRRSVKFPAFLDGIEAVRRVAERAEAKDHHPDIDIRWRTVTFVLVTHSEGGITEKDLQMAREIDEILDR, encoded by the coding sequence ATGGCTGTGTTGACCGACGATCAGGTGGACGCCGCACTGCCGGAGCTGGGCGGCTGGGAGCGGGCCGACGGGGTGCTGCGCCGCTCGGTGAAGTTCCCGGCGTTTCTCGACGGCATCGAAGCGGTGCGCCGGGTGGCTGAGCGCGCCGAGGCGAAAGACCACCATCCCGATATCGATATCCGTTGGCGGACAGTGACTTTCGTACTCGTCACACACTCAGAGGGCGGTATCACGGAGAAAGATCTGCAGATGGCTCGGGAGATCGACGAGATCCTCGACCGGTAG
- a CDS encoding HhH-GPD-type base excision DNA repair protein, whose translation MAKLQLVQDPAADALLESNPFALLVGMLLDQQYPMEAAFAGPKKIADRMGGVDAREIAEYDPEKFAALCSTTPAVHRFPGSMAKRIQALAQLIVDRYDGDAAALWTSGDPDGAEVLRRLKALPGFGEQKAKIFLALLGKQYGVTPQGWREAAGDYGKAGTYMSIADVTDPGALEKVRSYKKQAKAAAKDQAKN comes from the coding sequence GTGGCGAAACTGCAGCTTGTCCAGGATCCGGCGGCCGACGCGCTGCTCGAATCAAACCCGTTCGCGCTGCTGGTCGGCATGCTGCTCGATCAGCAGTACCCGATGGAGGCGGCGTTCGCCGGGCCGAAGAAGATCGCCGACCGCATGGGTGGTGTCGACGCCCGCGAGATCGCCGAGTACGACCCCGAGAAGTTCGCCGCCCTCTGCTCGACGACGCCTGCGGTGCACCGGTTTCCCGGGTCGATGGCCAAACGCATCCAGGCGCTGGCCCAACTGATCGTCGACCGCTACGACGGTGACGCCGCCGCGCTGTGGACCTCGGGCGATCCCGACGGCGCCGAGGTGCTGCGCAGGCTCAAGGCGCTGCCGGGGTTCGGCGAGCAGAAGGCCAAGATCTTCCTCGCGCTGCTGGGCAAGCAGTACGGCGTGACACCGCAGGGCTGGCGGGAGGCCGCGGGCGACTACGGCAAGGCCGGGACGTACATGTCGATCGCCGACGTGACCGATCCGGGCGCACTCGAAAAGGTGCGCTCGTACAAGAAGCAGGCGAAGGCCGCCGCGAAGGATCAGGCGAAGAACTGA
- a CDS encoding LytR/AlgR family response regulator transcription factor produces MNRSGLTVLAVDDEMPALDELAYLLGRHPDIGEVLRVNDATSALRELNQRTIDAIFLDINMPGLSGIELAGVLGNFAQRPAIVFVTAHDDKAVAAFDVGAIDYLLKPIRQDRLDEAVRRVVAARSAESAGAARSAEPAADEEPDSDVVPAELGGITHLVPRDSIGWVEAEGDYARLHSASGSHLVRIPLSTLETRWRERGFQRIHRSYLVALRLVTGLRTSDGAVLVRLRANGSSPAVELPVSRRQARELRDRLVRDPLRHLRPAGGDD; encoded by the coding sequence GTGAACAGGTCCGGCCTGACCGTGCTCGCCGTCGACGACGAGATGCCCGCCCTCGACGAGCTGGCCTACCTGCTGGGCCGCCATCCCGACATCGGCGAGGTGCTGCGCGTCAACGACGCCACCTCGGCACTGCGCGAACTGAACCAGCGCACCATCGACGCGATCTTCCTCGACATCAACATGCCCGGCCTGTCCGGTATCGAATTGGCCGGTGTGCTGGGCAATTTCGCTCAGCGGCCGGCCATCGTGTTCGTCACCGCCCACGACGACAAGGCCGTCGCCGCCTTCGACGTCGGGGCGATCGACTACCTGCTCAAACCCATCCGGCAGGATCGCCTCGACGAGGCGGTCCGGCGGGTGGTCGCGGCGCGCAGCGCCGAATCGGCCGGTGCGGCGCGCAGCGCCGAACCGGCCGCCGACGAGGAACCCGACTCCGACGTCGTACCCGCAGAACTCGGCGGGATCACCCACCTGGTCCCCCGCGACAGCATCGGCTGGGTGGAGGCCGAGGGCGACTACGCCCGGCTGCACTCGGCGTCGGGATCACACCTGGTGCGCATTCCGCTCAGCACCCTCGAAACCCGTTGGCGGGAGCGGGGTTTCCAACGCATCCACCGCTCCTACCTGGTGGCGCTGCGGCTGGTGACGGGGCTGCGCACGAGCGACGGCGCGGTGCTGGTGCGGTTGCGCGCCAACGGTTCGTCGCCGGCCGTCGAGTTGCCGGTGAGCCGCCGTCAGGCCCGTGAGCTGCGTGACCGGTTGGTGCGCGATCCGTTGCGGCATCTGCGACCCGCCGGCGGCGATGACTGA
- a CDS encoding sensor histidine kinase has product MSGELAIVLAAVLIVTAVAAAVVVRTRRVVATPTERAVHAALHTASLAARALRQGLDTTSAESAAPFLRELTGTDGIALFDGEGRLLAREPEDDAIWTSDVVDDAARTVRESIAGERRVLTSVRAATVIAQPLLTDAGDLLGVLAVVTTRDPGPGMLGAVGEVARYAAGQLELAELDASRARLDRAEVLALRAQISPHFIYNALNTIASFVRTDPDRARELILEFADFTRYSFRAAGQYTTLAEELRNIDRYLTLERARFGTSLDVRLQVAPEVLGVVVPFLALQPLVENAVRHGLAGRGGGSIEIIARDEGSDCVITVEDDGVGMDPAALRTGPGDALGGDGSPAPGDSAHVGLTNVDHRLRAAFGNDYGLVVETAIGAGTKVIMRVPKFRSGVRAGGGAYG; this is encoded by the coding sequence ATGTCCGGCGAGCTCGCGATAGTCCTGGCGGCGGTGCTGATCGTGACAGCCGTGGCCGCCGCGGTCGTCGTGCGCACCCGCCGGGTGGTGGCGACCCCCACCGAACGCGCCGTCCACGCCGCGTTGCACACCGCATCGCTGGCCGCGCGCGCGTTGCGCCAGGGTCTCGACACCACCTCGGCCGAATCGGCGGCGCCGTTCCTGCGCGAGCTCACCGGCACCGACGGGATCGCGCTGTTCGACGGCGAAGGCCGGCTGCTCGCCCGCGAACCGGAGGACGACGCGATCTGGACGTCCGACGTGGTCGACGACGCGGCACGCACCGTCCGCGAGTCGATCGCCGGGGAGCGCCGCGTGCTCACGTCCGTGCGCGCGGCCACGGTCATCGCCCAACCCCTGCTGACCGATGCCGGGGACCTACTCGGGGTGCTCGCCGTCGTCACCACCCGCGATCCGGGGCCGGGCATGCTCGGCGCGGTCGGCGAGGTCGCGCGCTACGCCGCAGGCCAACTCGAACTCGCCGAACTCGACGCCTCCCGCGCCCGCCTGGACCGGGCCGAAGTGCTGGCCCTGCGCGCGCAGATCAGCCCGCACTTCATCTACAACGCGCTCAACACCATCGCCTCGTTCGTGCGCACCGATCCCGACCGGGCCCGCGAACTCATCCTGGAGTTCGCCGATTTCACCCGCTATTCGTTCCGCGCCGCCGGGCAGTACACGACGCTGGCCGAGGAGTTGCGCAACATCGACCGCTACCTGACGCTCGAGCGGGCCCGGTTCGGGACGTCGCTGGACGTTCGCCTGCAGGTGGCCCCCGAGGTGCTCGGGGTCGTGGTGCCGTTCCTGGCGCTGCAACCGCTCGTCGAGAACGCCGTGCGGCACGGGCTGGCCGGGCGCGGCGGCGGGTCCATCGAGATCATCGCCCGCGACGAGGGTTCCGACTGCGTCATCACCGTCGAGGACGACGGTGTCGGGATGGACCCCGCCGCCCTGCGCACCGGGCCGGGTGACGCGCTGGGCGGTGACGGTTCCCCCGCCCCCGGCGACAGCGCGCACGTCGGCCTGACGAATGTCGACCATCGCCTGCGGGCGGCGTTCGGCAACGATTACGGTCTGGTGGTCGAGACGGCGATCGGGGCGGGCACGAAGGTCATCATGCGGGTACCCAAATTCCGGTCCGGCGTGCGGGCCGGCGGAGGTGCGTACGGGTGA
- a CDS encoding MFS transporter, with protein MSHTRREAVVDRPLPSDAVPRPLSRYAFALLAYAFAVTMVGTTVPTPLYALYADRMDFAVLTTTVIYAAYAGGVLVALLAFGRWSDAVGRRPMLLAGVGFAIASALVFLVADSVAVLLIGRVLSGLSAGVFTGTGTAAVIEAAPQSWRSRAAAVATVANIGGLGAGPLLAGLLVQYAPQPLDLVFAVHIAMAVLAGVAVFVVPETSPRSGRIGLQRLSVPPEARSVFVIAALAAFAGFAVTGLFTAVAPSFLADVVGIENHAVAGAIACSIFAASAVTQVAANRVAPSRAVAAGCAILVAGMAVLAVALHFSSLPGLIAAAVIAGVGQGMSFSRGLAAVAERTPPERRAEVNSTYFVVAYVAISLPVIGEGLAAQAVGLQTAGVGFAIAVAALATVCLIAILLRERTRAG; from the coding sequence ATGTCCCACACTCGGCGCGAAGCCGTTGTCGACCGTCCCCTACCGTCGGATGCCGTGCCGCGTCCCCTGAGCCGATACGCCTTCGCGTTGCTGGCCTACGCGTTCGCGGTGACCATGGTCGGCACCACGGTGCCCACTCCGCTCTACGCCCTCTACGCCGACCGGATGGACTTCGCGGTGTTGACCACCACGGTCATCTATGCGGCGTACGCCGGCGGCGTGCTCGTCGCACTGCTGGCCTTCGGGCGGTGGTCGGACGCCGTCGGCCGACGCCCCATGCTGTTGGCCGGTGTGGGGTTCGCGATCGCCAGCGCGCTGGTGTTCCTGGTCGCCGATTCGGTGGCGGTGTTGCTGATCGGGCGGGTGCTGTCCGGTCTGTCGGCGGGCGTCTTCACCGGGACGGGAACGGCGGCCGTCATCGAGGCCGCCCCGCAAAGCTGGCGCTCCCGGGCGGCCGCGGTGGCCACGGTCGCCAACATCGGCGGGCTGGGCGCGGGCCCGTTGCTCGCCGGCCTGCTCGTCCAGTACGCACCGCAGCCCCTGGATCTGGTGTTCGCCGTCCACATCGCGATGGCGGTGCTGGCCGGTGTCGCGGTGTTCGTCGTCCCCGAGACCTCACCGCGCAGCGGCCGCATCGGGCTGCAGCGGCTCTCGGTTCCGCCCGAGGCGCGGTCGGTGTTCGTGATCGCCGCCCTGGCGGCCTTCGCCGGCTTCGCGGTCACCGGGTTGTTCACCGCCGTGGCGCCGTCGTTCCTCGCCGACGTCGTCGGCATCGAGAACCATGCGGTGGCAGGCGCGATCGCCTGCTCGATCTTCGCCGCCTCGGCCGTCACCCAGGTGGCCGCCAACCGGGTCGCCCCGTCGCGGGCGGTGGCCGCCGGTTGCGCCATCCTCGTGGCCGGGATGGCGGTTCTGGCTGTGGCGCTGCACTTCTCGTCGCTGCCGGGTCTCATCGCCGCGGCGGTGATCGCCGGTGTCGGTCAGGGGATGAGTTTCAGTCGCGGGCTGGCCGCGGTCGCCGAACGCACCCCACCCGAGCGGCGCGCCGAGGTCAACTCCACCTACTTCGTCGTCGCCTACGTGGCGATCTCGCTGCCGGTGATCGGTGAGGGTCTGGCCGCGCAGGCGGTGGGGTTGCAGACCGCGGGCGTGGGCTTCGCGATCGCCGTCGCGGCGCTCGCCACGGTGTGCCTGATCGCCATCCTGTTGCGGGAGAGGACCCGCGCGGGTTAG
- a CDS encoding mannosyltransferase, translated as MCGIYSTVTEVTGIGYRISRVGPISDSTAAPAATADGANPTRLPGRLAAAAPVLLVLSIAARLAWTYLAANGANFVDLHVYVGGAGALDAPGTLYDYVYADQTPDFPLPFTYPPFAALLFYPLHLLPFGVVAFAWQIGIVAALYGVVRLSQRLLADGGDRRTAMLWTAIGIWLEPLRSTFDYGQVNVLLVLAVLAAVHSSRWWWSGLLVGLAAGVKLTPAVSGLYFVGARRWKAAVFSAVVFAGTVAVSVAVVGPQARYYFTDLLGDADRVGPIGTSFNQSWRGGISRIVGHDAGYGPLVVAAILVTAVLALLAWRAIGGSADRLGAIVIVQLFGLLLSPISWTHHWVWVLPLMIWLWHGPLRRRAGARALRWGWLALTLIGVPWLLSFAQPTIWEIGRPWYLAWAGLIYIVATLVTLAWLATTGATGRGSRRSPEPSADLSP; from the coding sequence ATGTGTGGCATTTATTCAACCGTTACGGAGGTGACGGGAATCGGTTACCGGATCAGTAGAGTCGGGCCGATAAGCGACTCCACTGCCGCCCCCGCCGCCACCGCCGACGGGGCGAACCCCACCCGACTGCCGGGCCGACTGGCTGCGGCGGCGCCCGTGCTGCTCGTCCTGAGCATCGCCGCGCGGCTCGCGTGGACCTATCTCGCCGCCAACGGCGCCAACTTCGTCGATCTGCACGTCTACGTCGGCGGAGCGGGTGCGCTCGACGCGCCGGGGACGCTCTACGACTACGTCTACGCCGACCAGACGCCGGACTTCCCGCTGCCCTTCACCTATCCGCCGTTCGCCGCGCTGCTCTTCTACCCGCTGCACCTGCTGCCGTTCGGGGTCGTCGCCTTCGCCTGGCAGATCGGCATCGTTGCCGCGTTGTACGGCGTGGTGCGCCTCAGCCAGCGGTTACTCGCCGACGGCGGCGACCGCAGGACCGCCATGCTGTGGACCGCGATCGGCATCTGGCTCGAACCGTTGCGCAGCACCTTCGACTACGGGCAGGTCAACGTGCTGCTGGTGCTGGCGGTGCTGGCCGCGGTGCACAGTTCGCGGTGGTGGTGGTCGGGACTTCTGGTCGGCCTCGCCGCCGGGGTGAAACTCACCCCCGCGGTGTCGGGGCTGTACTTCGTCGGTGCGCGGCGCTGGAAGGCAGCGGTCTTCTCGGCGGTGGTGTTCGCCGGCACCGTGGCGGTGTCCGTGGCCGTGGTCGGTCCGCAGGCGCGGTACTACTTCACCGACCTGCTCGGCGACGCCGACCGGGTCGGCCCGATCGGCACGTCGTTCAACCAGTCCTGGCGCGGTGGCATCTCCCGGATCGTCGGGCACGACGCCGGCTACGGTCCGCTGGTCGTGGCGGCGATCCTCGTCACCGCGGTGCTCGCGCTACTGGCGTGGCGGGCGATCGGGGGCAGCGCGGATCGCTTGGGCGCCATCGTCATCGTCCAACTGTTCGGCCTGCTGCTCTCGCCGATCTCGTGGACCCACCACTGGGTGTGGGTGCTGCCGCTGATGATCTGGTTGTGGCACGGGCCGCTGCGGCGCCGGGCCGGCGCGCGGGCGCTGCGCTGGGGCTGGTTGGCGCTGACCCTGATCGGGGTGCCGTGGCTGCTCAGCTTCGCCCAGCCGACGATCTGGGAGATCGGCCGGCCGTGGTACCTGGCCTGGGCCGGGTTGATCTACATCGTCGCCACGCTGGTGACGCTGGCGTGGCTGGCGACTACCGGCGCTACCGGTCGAGGATCTCGTCGATCTCCCGAGCCATCTGCAGATCTTTCTCCGTGA